One genomic window of Oncorhynchus clarkii lewisi isolate Uvic-CL-2024 chromosome 5, UVic_Ocla_1.0, whole genome shotgun sequence includes the following:
- the LOC139409785 gene encoding interferon-induced protein with tetratricopeptide repeats 5-like, whose translation MLLIHRDHLEDIGSDEGFPWLGQMYNLWAYIHHTLDSTDAALQCLSKAEEAFHLNSPSDTMGPWQLVHYGNLAWVHYHLDNQAESQRCLTKVEGLLRDYPSPSQGELHPEVCVEKAWTLMKFGQDKRLKAIDYFQMAIRMEPERKEWQSSHALALDSVYCFHPNNQQKESEVLEELRLAKEHDPDNLYVASIYLLRLGRNGQVRRKEAQQIAQQILKKPVSCYSGLRPLLQFYRTYLSYNEAIDLADEALERHPNVRYLKKQLANSYKWKIFSKEDSPRRQSMCDRAISLYTDLISLYPETSLKVQLELASIYAESDRTETANQIYENLFSNEQDPDELQILYFHYAQYSNFHIQDRNASIDYHKKAAKIPNPNKYGKKSFNILRKIEQRGRNQRCAEIWEFLKNLSSHNE comes from the coding sequence ATGCTGCTCATTCACAGAGATCACCTGGAGGACATTGGCAGTGACGAGGGCTTTCCATGGCTGGGTCAGATGTACAACTTGTGGGCTTACATACACCACACCCTGGACTCCACTGACGCAGCCCTGCAGTGCCTCAGTAAGGCAGAGGAGGCCTTTCACCTAAACAGTCCTTCAGACACGATGGGTCCTTGGCAGCTGGTCCACTATGGGAACCTAGCCTGGGTGCACTATCACCTGGATAACCAGGCGGAGAGCCAGCGGTGCTTGACAAAGGTTGAGGGACTGCTACGAGATTACCCCTCGCCTTCCCAGGGAGAACTGCACCCTGAGGTGTGTGTTGAAAAAGCCTGGACCCTCATGAAGTTTGGCCAGGACAAAAGACTGAAAGCAATAGATTACTTTCAAATGGCTATTAGGATGGAACCTGAGAGAAAGGAGTGGCAATCAAGCCATGCCTTGGCCTTAGACTCAGTCTACTGTTTTCATCCAAACAATCAACAGAAGGAGTCTGAGGTTCTAGAGGAGCTGAGACTTGCCAAGGAACACGATCCAGACAATTTGTATGTAGCAAGTATCTATCTGTTAAGACTTGGCCGGAATGGCCAGGTGAGAAGGAAGGAAGCACAACAGATAGCGCAGCAAATTTTAAAGAAGCCTGTCAGTTGCTACAGTGGTCTTAGACCCTTACTTCAGTTTTACAGAACATATTTATCATACAATGAAGCTATTGACCTAGCAGACGAGGCTCTGGAAAGACACCCAAATGTGCGCTACCTGAAAAAACAGCTAGCGAATTCCTACAAATGGAAAATATTTTCAAAGGAGGACAGTCCGAGGAGGCAGAGCATGTGCGACAGAGCCATCAGTCTCTATACAGATCTGATCTCACTCTATCCAGAGACATCACTAAAGGTCCAACTGGAGCTTGCAAGCATCTACGCAGAATCAGACAGGACAGAAACAGCCAATCAGATCTATGAGAATTTATTTTCCAACGAGCAGGATCCAGACGAGTTGCAGATACTCTACTTCCATTATGCCCAATACAGCAACTTCCACATCCAGGATCGCAATGCATCAATTGATTATCACAAGAAGGCAGCAAAGATACCAAATCCTAACAAATACGGTAAAAAGAGTTTCAACATCTTGAGGAAAATTGAACAACGGGGAAGAAATCAAAGATGTGCAGAAATCTGGGAATTTCTCAAAAACCTTTCTTCTCACAATGAATAA
- the LOC139409496 gene encoding pre-mRNA-splicing factor 38A isoform X2, which yields MANRTVKDANSIHGTNPQYLVEKIIRTRIYESKYWKEECFGLTAELVVDKAMALKFVGGVYGGNIKPTPFLCLTLKMLQIQPEKDIIVEFIKNEDFKYVRLLGAMYMRLTGTSVDCYKYLEPLYNDYRKIKSQNRNGEFELQHVDEFIDELLHSERMCDIILPRLQKRQVLEEAELLDTRISALEEDLDEVETSDEEDEEEEKPERVQTPEPHRRSYRDNDRPRRSPSPRYRRSRSPRRRSRSPKRRSPSPRRERHRSKSPRRHRSRSRERRHRSKSPGHHRSHRHRSHSKSPERSSKKSHKKSRRGNE from the exons ATGGCAAATAGGACTGTTAAAGATGCAAACAGTATACATGGAACAAATCCACAATACTTGGTAGAGAAAATTATTCGTACTCGAATTTATGAATCAAAATATTGGAAAGAAGAATGCTTTGGACTGACTG CCGAACTTGTCGTTGACAAAGCCATGGCGTTGAAGTTTGTCGGAGGAGTCTATGGAGGAAATATCAAACCTACACCGTTCCTGTGTCTCACTCTGAAGATGCTACAGATTCAGCCTGAAAAAGACATCATTGTAGAATTCATCAAGAACGAGGATTTCAA GTATGTCCGCTTGCTAGGGGCAATGTACATGAGGTTGACTGGGACATCAGTGGATTGCTACAAATACCTGGAACCACTGTACAACGACTACCGAAAAATCAAGAGTCAGAACCGAAATGGAG AGTTTGAGCTGCAACATGTAGATGAGTTCATTGATGAACTGCTACACTCTGAGAGAATGTGTGACATCATCCTTCCCAGGCTTCAG AAAAGGCAGGTCCTTGAGGAGGCGGAGTTATTAGACACACGCATCAGCGCCCTAGAAGAGGACCTGGATGAAGTGGAGACCAGTGACGAGGAAGACGAGGAAGAGGAAAAG CCAGAGAGAGTTCAGACCCCAGAGCCCCATAGACGGAGTTACCGGGACAACGACCGCCCTCGCCGTTCGCCCTCTCCACGCTACAGACGCAGCCGTTCACCCAGACG GAGGAGCAGATCACCCAAGAGACGAAG CCCATCCCCCAGACGAGAGCGCCACCGCAGCAAAAGTCCCCGTCGCCACCGCAGCCGCTCCCGAGAGAGACGTCACCGCTCAAAGTCCCCAG GCCATCACAGAAGCCACAGGCATCGCAGTCACTCCAAATCCCCAGAGAG GAGTTCAAAAAAGAGCCACAAGAAGAGTCGAAGAGGGAACGAGTGA
- the LOC139409496 gene encoding pre-mRNA-splicing factor 38A isoform X1, with protein MANRTVKDANSIHGTNPQYLVEKIIRTRIYESKYWKEECFGLTAELVVDKAMALKFVGGVYGGNIKPTPFLCLTLKMLQIQPEKDIIVEFIKNEDFKYVRLLGAMYMRLTGTSVDCYKYLEPLYNDYRKIKSQNRNGEFELQHVDEFIDELLHSERMCDIILPRLQKRQVLEEAELLDTRISALEEDLDEVETSDEEDEEEEKPERVQTPEPHRRSYRDNDRPRRSPSPRYRRSRSPRRRSRSPKRRSPSPRRERHRSKSPRSAPPGRPGWPVGISLSHRALATPVADRAQYVLTKVARCTVFPPTHWCGWLPGWRCTVLRSNWIP; from the exons ATGGCAAATAGGACTGTTAAAGATGCAAACAGTATACATGGAACAAATCCACAATACTTGGTAGAGAAAATTATTCGTACTCGAATTTATGAATCAAAATATTGGAAAGAAGAATGCTTTGGACTGACTG CCGAACTTGTCGTTGACAAAGCCATGGCGTTGAAGTTTGTCGGAGGAGTCTATGGAGGAAATATCAAACCTACACCGTTCCTGTGTCTCACTCTGAAGATGCTACAGATTCAGCCTGAAAAAGACATCATTGTAGAATTCATCAAGAACGAGGATTTCAA GTATGTCCGCTTGCTAGGGGCAATGTACATGAGGTTGACTGGGACATCAGTGGATTGCTACAAATACCTGGAACCACTGTACAACGACTACCGAAAAATCAAGAGTCAGAACCGAAATGGAG AGTTTGAGCTGCAACATGTAGATGAGTTCATTGATGAACTGCTACACTCTGAGAGAATGTGTGACATCATCCTTCCCAGGCTTCAG AAAAGGCAGGTCCTTGAGGAGGCGGAGTTATTAGACACACGCATCAGCGCCCTAGAAGAGGACCTGGATGAAGTGGAGACCAGTGACGAGGAAGACGAGGAAGAGGAAAAG CCAGAGAGAGTTCAGACCCCAGAGCCCCATAGACGGAGTTACCGGGACAACGACCGCCCTCGCCGTTCGCCCTCTCCACGCTACAGACGCAGCCGTTCACCCAGACG GAGGAGCAGATCACCCAAGAGACGAAG CCCATCCCCCAGACGAGAGCGCCACCGCAGCAAAAGTCCCC gctctgcgccacctgggaggcccggatggccggtagggatatccttgtctcatcgcgcactagcgactcctgtggcggaccgggcgcagtacgtgctaaccaaggtagccaggtgcacagtgtttcctccgacacattggtgcggctggcttccgggttggaggtgcactgtgttaagaagcaattggataccatga